Below is a genomic region from Henckelia pumila isolate YLH828 chromosome 3, ASM3356847v2, whole genome shotgun sequence.
ATCAATGCTAGACTACTTGAAGAGAGAAAGCTTCCTATAATATCACTTTTAGATTCTTTGCAGAGACTGACATCATCTTGGTTTGTCCGATATCGTAACGCATCGTTAAACCAGTGGATTCAActattaaaacatgtatcattatataaaatactcgtgaaaataggatatacatatgttataacttgaaagattatatattaaaatcgttaAACCAGTGGATTCAActattaaaacatgtatcattatataaaatactcgtgaaaataggatatacatatgttataacttgaaagattatatattaaaatcgttcAATCAGTGGATTCAActattaaaacatgtatcattatataacatactcgtgaaaataacggatacatatgttataacttgcaagattatatattaaaatcgttaAACTAGTAGCTTCAGCggttaaaacatgtatcattatataaaatactcgtgaaaataggatatacatatgttataacttgaaagattatatattaaaattgcTAAACCAGTGGATTCAActattaaaacatgtatcattatataaCATACTCGTAAAAATAACGGATACATATGTTATAACTTgaaagattatatattaaaatcgttaAACCAGTGAATTCAActattaaaacatgtatcattatataaaatactcgtgaaaataggatatacatatgttataacttgaaagattatatataaaatcgTTCAATCAGTGTCAActattaaaacatgtatcattatataaCATACTCGTGAAAATAACGGATACATATGTTATAATTTGCAagattatatatcaaaatcgtTAAACTAGTAGCTTCAGCggttaaaacatgtatcattatataaaatactcgtgaaaataggatatacatatgttataacttgaaagattatatattaaaattgcTAAACCAGTGGATTCAActattaaaacatgtatcattatataaCATACTCGTAAAAATAACGGATACATATGTTATAACTTgaaagattatatattaaaGTCGTTAAACCAGTGAATTCAActattaaaacatgtatcattatataaaatactcgtgaaaataggatatacatatgttataacttgaaatattatatattaaaatcgttcAATCAGTGGATTCAActattaaaacatgtatcattatataacatactcgtgaaaataacggatacatatgttataacaagattatatatcaaaatcgtTAAACTAGTAGCTTCAGCggttaaaacatgtatcattatataaaatactcgtgaaaataggatatacatatgttataacttgaaagattatatattaaaatcgttaAACCAGTGGATTCAActattaaaacatgtatcattatataaAATACTCGTGAAAAGTTTCTTGGTCAACCCAAGAGTTTCTTGGTCAACCCAAGAAGTTTCTGGGTCAACCCAAgccttgggttgacccaagctcTATTACCCagggcttgggtcgacccaaggcttgggtcgacccaagctttGGGTAAACCCAtagcttgggtcaacccaagctACCCAAACCTTGGGGGTTCCTTGGGTCGACCCAGGGTGATCCAAGCCTTGGGTCAACCCAATGAGTTTTGGGTCGACCATGATTGTAAATCGTTAAACCAGTGGATTCAACATAATTGGGAAAATAAAACcttaaattcatcaattcaaaagAAATAAAGATCAATGAATAGTCCATTGATTATCAAACATATTACAgagtaaaaaaaatctaaactcAGTTACAAGTTTGTCATCTAACTTTAATACTAGGTGATCACTTTTCTTGGATAAAGCATATCCAGCAACGGCGAGGACAAATGCTCCTGAATCCTCactgtaaaataaaaaaaatatgaaactaTTAGTCATCTGTCAATGATAACATATTACACATTAGAGATATGATAACGTACTGTTTAATCTGGGCTTTGAACTCATCAAACATTTTTATAGACCATGACCTCTCAGGATGTGGGTTGTTCCCAACAAAAGATAGAAGACGAGCAACGTTGATAAGTATAGGCCCTATGTCCTCATCCAGATCTTTGCACTTAGGATCGTGCTTTCGCTGCAAATCATATATAGTGCACTTATTGACCCCTGAAACGAGTTTTAGTAAAAACCATCGTCCATCTCTGTGGACTGGGATGAGGATTATTCGCGCCTTTGCCCAGGAGACACAAGGCCATTTTGGATCCATCCCTTTAACCACCCCTACCACATTTGTTTTGAGAATTCGGTTTTCAACTTCATCCACCACGGACATCGACACATAGAAATGCCTATCCATCAGGGACACGTTTGTTGACATCACTTCAGGATGTTTTAGCTGAATCTCGAGTAATCCACGGAGAGCTTCACCCATGAGCTAAATTCGACAGAAGAATATTTTTCaaagataaaaaataattgatctACAAATGTTCACGAATTTTAAATGCTTACACAAATCGTGACGAGCGAATTTGCGATTGTCATGGGCTTGTAGAACGATTTGTCATAATTGTCATAAAATCCTTTTATTCTGCTAGGCGAACTTACGAGCATCGATGCTCTAACTCGAGCCAACGAGTTGTTTACCTTGAAAGTCAAGTACTCCACAAATGGCCTCACACCGTCACAACCTCTCGACGTGGTTGCCTCAGAACCTGACATAACCGCATTAGGAGTCACCTAAATATCTAAAAACATAAAGTTGATCATTTATTATGTTATgatatacataaatatatacGTAAAAAAATGCATTAACTCACCTTCAAAGGATTCCTCTGGTATAGTTGGCAGCTCAACTCGGCTATTTTTGGGAAACAATTCCCTGATCATATTATCATCAACACCTAACAGTATACATCaaacaacttaaaattaaaatgacaATTTTAATACATAATTCTCTTATGTgcacttaattaaaaattactcACCAACGTCTGCCTCAAGTACAGATGATTTTCTCTTTTGCCTTCTGCTATAGACCATGCTATAATCTCTCTGAACATGTACCGCCGTCTGAGACCTGATCTCAGCCAAACCTGCTCTAATCTGTTCAGTCAAACTCGATCTCAACTCATCAAAACCAGCTTTCATTTGCCTTATACACGCTCTGGTGTCGATAAATTGTGCTCTCATCTCAAGACGCAATGAGTTAACGGTATCATCCAATTCACTCAAACGCCGCCCAAAATGATGGTCAAGGGATGATGTGCGGCGAGTAGGATTGGCTCCAACGTAGACTCTAGGCCCCGTACGAATGGGACGAAGAGTGCTAGAGCTGGATCTAATGGCATCAGCAGAAGGGGTGCTGGAGCTGGATCTAGTGGCTTCAATAGAAGGGTTGTTAGAGCTGGATCTAGTGACATCATGCTCGAGAGGGTGCTGGCTGCATATAACAGCCTTACCCTGACTCCACAACTCTAGTACCCGAGTGGTGACGACATCTGGTGCAGAATCAACAAAAACACCGGTGGTATAATACGATGACATGAGCTCCTCATAAGTAGGAGTCAAATATCCAACACAAtcctatatttatttaaaatcgtatcagataaataaaaaaaattatgtccaCAGCTAcgatatcaaattaattaatattacttACGTTTATATCACAGGCACCAAATGCTGCACTAACATCAACATCAGACGGGGCACGATTTGCAGGCCACATGTTCGTCACCCACTGAAACATCCTGGGCAAAATCAAACCGTCTACCATATCTTTTCTCTTGGCAAACTTTTGTGCCACACTAGGATAATATTCATAAGACAAGATCTGCGAAAATTATTTCaaacaatattattattataaataaaaataacaaagtCACTTTTAACATTCAAAAAATGATATACCTGCAGAGGCAGCACAAAACCACATAGAAGAAAATTGCCATGAACTTCTTTACAACCATGTCCCTGGGAAGTATATTTCTTTAAAAGGTCCTTCTTCAAAGATTTGACGGCATCATGATAGGCTATTCTACCCCAGGGATACTTATTAAACCTATCCAAATCATCTATAAGACTTAGACATGTACGGTCGACCTTCATGTTTTTTTTCCTACTCCCCCCACAGAATACAGCAGAATAAAAGTAAATATTAGCCATCTTCAACTTCTCCACATCTATCCCCACAGTCTCATTTTGTCCTACGGCAGTAATCTTTGTCTCCAAATCACTAAGAAAAATTTGAGACTTACCAACAAAGTGTCTCGAGACAAAGATACTTTCTACATCTGGTAGATCTGTCGGCTCTATACTGCAGCTGAGACCTGTTATTAAACAATATTCTAACATAGAAAATCTAACTGGCCTTTTACGCACGACCATCCAAAAATCATCACTACCGTTATCAACTATCTGGCTACTCATTAGATACCACATAATTTGACTTGAAACATTAAAATCTCGGTGATACCTAACGAGGTTACCAAATGGTGACTGATCAAAAAACGTTGCTATTTCCTCGTTGTTCAGATAGTTATGAATCTTCTGGGCAGTCTCTTTATATCTCGACTCAATTGTCAATTTCACACGAAAAATTGCATTTCTGCCCAGTTTTGTTGGCAAATATAcctatgaaaaaataaaaataaaacaaatacattagaacaataaaaaataaatactgaATCATGGATCAAACAAATCTATGTATCTAGCCAAGCTCAAGTGAAACCCAAGCGTGGGTCAACCCAAGGCTTGGGTTTACCCAAGGAAggcttgggttgacccaagctttgggtcgacccaagccctGGGCAGAGCTTGGGTCAACCCagggcttgggtcgacccaagctttGGGTTGACCCAAAGCTTGGGTCGACCCTGGGTTGACCCAAGCTTTGCCCagggcttgggtcgacccaagctacCCAAACCTTGGGttccttgggtcgacccaagccctTGGATAAACCCAGAGTTTGGGTTGACCCAgggcttgggtcaacccaagctACCCAAACCTTGGGTTCCTTGGGTCGACCAGGGTGACTCAAGCCTTGGGTTAACCCAAGACACCTAAGACCcagtaaatataaattttttaaatattatcagATCCTTGTTAGCCATTTGATTCATGGAATTTGATATGTGTTGGATGAGAATGGAtttagagagaaaaaaaaagtgaCCTGCGAAAAGGGGGAGGGAGAATGGAGATGAGAGAAGGAAGATGGGTGAAAACTGGGAACGTTGGATAATGAAATATTTGGTAGAAACAAATAgatttaagttttttaaaaaagttaaaTAAAAGGATATATTAGTAATTTAAACAATGAATCCTTCTTTTTAAATACGATAGAATGCACTCCCTTTTATCTAAATTTCCCCGAATCAACTGAGGGAATCATGGGAGACGATGGGGTGAAGAATGAAGCAATGGAGATTCTTGGATTGTTTCAGGTTCTCCCGCGTCTCGTTGTTTTCGATCTAGATTATACCCTCTGGCCTTTCTACTGGTAAATTTTTTGCCTTTTTcgccattttatttttatgaattttctgCTGATGCTTTTTATTTGTGTCGATTGAGAGATTCTCCTCTTGGAATTTGTGAAATTCGTCcgtattaatgtttttttttgggggctcaatttgcaaaaaaaaatgtTGGAAATTCCCGCGATTGTTTCTTAATTGCTTGGGATGATGAAGATCGAATGTGCTACAGATATGTATGTGGCTTTATTCTCTTTTTTGTTGACGACTCCAACTTACCTCTGAAACTAAATGAGTTGAACTTGTTAATGGAATTATTTCCTTTTGAATTGAAATCAATTTCGAAAAGATTCTGGCTTGAGAAATGATGCCCATTGTTACTCTTTTGGTTAATGGTTGTGTTTATACCCCTTGTACGGTACCCATCCTCGAAGGATTCGAGAGTTTAGTTCCACTACTGCAGCATGCCAGTGCTTGAATATGTTAAAACTATTAAAGAATCAGTTAGAACTGGATTTGAACTGCGTTTTTTGGCATTTTGTTTCAGCGTCGACGTAGCCGTTTGACTTCAATagtttaatttgatttgttgACACTCATTGTGAAACCCcggatttttagaatttatattttaattcgtgGTATAATTATATATTCCGAGATAATTTTGGAGATAGAGTATATATTcagattttattaattttgtgagatattTAGTTTACAAAAATAAGATAAGTAATCAAGATATAGATGGAAGCAAATCTCAAGATATAGAAATTTTATTCAAACTTGAAATATCAAGATTTTGTTATATGTTAAGCTTATTTTTTTTGTGCCTATAAATAGTGGAGCAAACACAAGAAAAACCACACACAAAAATTAGCTATCTTTCTCTCCATTCTCTCGAAGAGTAGCCTATAAATTAGGGGGAAAGAATTCGCTCATTCGTTCGAGAAGTGAGCTTAGCCAATTGGGTTTTCTTGCGTCAGTCAACCATTTCTCCGATTATGCACGTGATAGTGTTATAGGAATTTGGAGAAATAGTGCTCAAAGTAATCTTCCAATAGTTCGAGAAAGTCAAGGCTGAATTTCGGGATTTGGTTTCGGAATTCGAGAGTTGCTTCACCAATTCGAGTATTGATTTTCGCATCAATACGGTAAGTGggcttatattttaaaattatacgtatgttttgaaaattcgatcgttcatgttaatcgttggaattttgttatttaatattgttcatGATGAAAGTTTGTTAAAAGTATGTTTTGGCACTGTTAGGACTCAAATTATGAGTGGAAAGGAAATTTtcgaaccatgttatgttatggccctgatacggtgagtaataataaccgttctatgacctcaccccttagagggattacatataggggactgatcagttagccacgattaatgagaggaatttcagtgtctggccaaagttatgttatgctatgttatgtcatgtcaaTTATGTTGATGATGTTCATGCTATGCTATGTTAAAGACATGATATATGAAATGTTTACGCTTTAAATTAATTCATGAgcttttgaaataaatatatatatgtatatattttggtatgatcgatcggcccccacttgctgagtgtttcccaaaacactcaccacTTACTTTTTTCCCTCCCAGattatgaagatgatgatgtagAAGTTTGTGAgcaagatatgttttggggatggtgatagaTGATCAATAAGACTAAATTTCTTTATGTTTATTTTCAGGATTTTAGCattaatgttttattattaagtttttagacgctttcgcatttgttttgttattttggatttatcgagttgtaaagacaaTGTTTTGGAGTTTATTTATCAAATAGACTGGTTTTAGTTAAATTCTGTACTAAGAGGCTGGttgttttcgaattttatttgaaagcaacGCCGTGTCACCCGACCCGGGAGCGGGGCGTGACACTCATGGTGTCAGGGTATGTTAATTAGCAAACAGATGGATAACTAGATTGCATTTTTCAAGTATTCTAATCAATTACTTTTCTTGGTGGATGTGACTGTTGTATGTGCTTTAATTGTCGTATCCTGCATTGCAGGCTTGCCTTTGAGAGTTTCTTGAGAACATTGGTATGCTAATGTAATATGTTGATTTGTTTCAGTGAATGTCGTTCTAAACGTGAGATGCCATCATTGTATCCTCATGCCAAAGGCATATTGTATGCTCTTGAGGAGAAAGGCGTTGATATTGCTATTGCCTCAAGGTCACCTACTCCTGATATAGCGAACACTTTTCTTGAGAAATTAGGGGTAAAATCAAAGTTTGTTTCTCAGGTGAGCTggatattttgttttgtttttgctttgagTGAGTGTACCAAGATTTTTATGTCTATATCATCccatgattttttttcttttataataAGTACCTTGAAAAGAGAATATGCTCCAGTATAAGAGGCTTATGCAGAGAATCATGACATTGTCAAACAATATTAAGACAACATGACCCATGGCTTTGTTTTTGTATGCTTGGAGATACCTCTGACTTTTCTATACCCCAATCAAACCTAGAATAATATTTGGTTGatgtttttttcctttttgaAGAAAATATTTGGTTCGTTTCAGCAAACAAAAATGTGGGGAGTATGACCATTAAGATGCAAGATATAAGCTAAAAGATGTCCATTTTTAAGTTAATCTCTTAACTTGTCTTGGAAACAATGTAAATTTCACATTGCCGTCAAATGGGGATTTGATGTAAAAATGTGATAGTTGAGTTACTTGCCAATCCTAGTATGCATTCAATAAATTTTTGGCACTTGTAGTGTTCGAGATGTACCATACATTGCTAAATGAAAACTTTTTGCATATTAGCAAGGAGACATGTACTGAATATTTCTAAATTTCCAGGAATGCTTGCcactttaccaaaagctatagctgGTAGTAATGGtgtaactcaaatcttttaaaccgcacatcAGCCCAAGCGATATGGTTCGATCGCTCTATTAAGCAGGGATAATTATTGAACCCAACAATCTCCCACCCAATAATTGCACTCTTTGCAATCAATGAAAATCGAACTCATGATCttgactctgataccaattgtaggaccgagcgcttgccgctttaccaaaagctatagcttgtgataatggtgcaactcaaatcttttaaaccacaCAACGTTCGATCGTTATACCAAGtagggacaattattgcacccaacattttatatatcattttatttgATGGACAAAACTCGTTAACTTTGGGTATGTTTCAGTATGAATTGAGATTTTGATGGGTCGGGATGGTATCTAGTCCTTCAAAATTGAAACGAATCGGTTTTCTGGTTCTATTGAACTTGATCCAAGCCCGATTTTCATTGGCATCCCTTATATCATGCAAAGGGCACGAAGCGCACACCATTTTGATGTGTGAAGCTTATTCGATGTATGGCGCCTCGTTCACATATCGAGAGAATTATAATTTTGGTCATATATTGTTTTTTCTTTCGATTTTGGTTATTTATAGTAttgttgatttttattttaatatatatatatatatatatatatatatctatatatatatatttttacaatCTTAATATTTTTCGATGTGgcaataacatataaaataatattaattgtcCCACGGTAAAAGatctaatttttttgaaaatacatGTCTATAAGCGTTTACTTGGCTTGATAAACTTAGGATGAGTTTATTAATCCAATTTTATCCTTGTTTACTTACAAAAAATTAATTCTCCACAAATCTGAAAGCCCGTTATTCAACCTTCATTTCACGTGATATCTCATCATTTATTTTTCAAGGTATAACTCATCCTGATCTATATTTATGGAAAAAAATCCACATAAAACATAATCTACCTTCCCTTGA
It encodes:
- the LOC140893088 gene encoding uncharacterized protein isoform X2, whose protein sequence is MGDDGVKNEAMEILGLFQVLPRLVVFDLDYTLWPFYCECRSKREMPSLYPHAKGILYALEEKGVDIAIASRSPTPDIANTFLEKLGVKSKFVSQQTKMWGV
- the LOC140893088 gene encoding uncharacterized protein isoform X1, giving the protein MGDDGVKNEAMEILGLFQVLPRLVVFDLDYTLWPFYCECRSKREMPSLYPHAKGILYALEEKGVDIAIASRSPTPDIANTFLEKLGVKSKFVSQECLPLYQKL